In Aedes albopictus strain Foshan chromosome 3, AalbF5, whole genome shotgun sequence, the following are encoded in one genomic region:
- the LOC115260721 gene encoding uncharacterized protein LOC115260721 yields the protein MATASGDLAHTQQNCGGCNKPSFVDGTTVACNQCRRWYHSACAGGTGEIADGSWSCVACILSSSGPAKSVISTSSTRSTRVRLELLRLEELQKTKEKHMIERQERERLREERVQKEKEELAQKYIDEKYALLLSETLEDGASSVRSRNSRQKSLDKVNDWIEARHQESSCAETMLGDSILSFRLPLAAENQNRLHHGTPLSSLGAKVVTISESTPNRNLMEPIAEHSLPTSTITQPLPPPPALVTTVSVTPEQPNKKLHAPTSDFQLLQSSTSVGLPTPLVQSRQVRSAMFTPGVAMSSTPATFSIVPPRPVATWMGPPIPESSSALPSVPVHGPMTGQPHLHRSHETQTSRLPPWQSHQSLPSHSRLPMLNEPVLGQYQQQMAARPVVPRDLPVFTGNPEDWPIFISSYRNSTLMCGYTDAEKLMRLQKCLRGNAMDAVRSNLLLPSSVPQVMATLETLFGNPERLIQSLLSKVRTTPAPHADKLETLINFGIVVQNLVGHLKAANQQVHLTNPSLLHDLVNKLPANIRLDWALYKKQMVVADLETFSNYMSAIISAASDVAHYSDFEASQPRHEKQKAKEKTFINAHSSSDDCWQVKGRKSNDSINKPVDTVKSCFVCEKIGHRVKECFEFKSLSLNDRWKAVETHQLCHKCLVPHGRWPCRTWKSCDVSGCTGNHHSLLHPGIPESSEVAVVSVHSRSPNLTIFRIVPVILYGNTTQLETFAFLDEGSDLTLMDEEIADFLGVEGEQKGLCLKWTSNITRDEVNSRQIDLEITGAGGGKRFPLVNVRTVSRLDLPCQSLDYVQLAKRFPHLKRLSICSYENAAPRLLIGLNNLQLAVPLKCREGGMNEPIATKTRLGWTIFGNMAKTGVSHSFQMCECTTDDKLHHMVEEFFAAENLGISGPLPEGAEEMRAKAILRETTRKGEDGHYETGLLWRYDQFEFPPSYTMAAKRFQCLERRLRANPELRDNLDKQIVEYQLKGYAHKASKQELDSADPKRVWYLPLGVVTNPKKPGKVRIIWDAAAKVNGVSFNSMLLKGPDMLISLPSVLFRFRERQFCITADIKEMYHQVKIRSADRSSQRFLYRSDPSDDLETYIMDVATFGSTCSPCSAQHVKNTNAAQWKETYPEAASAIVENHYVDDYLDSRDTVDELASLAIDVRTIHKEAGFDLRNWRSNSEEVLRPVGETTITTGKPICEDKSSSSERVLGMTWLPAEDLFTFAINLPDDLQRMAFGTEAVTKRGVLRLLMSLFDPHGLISNFLTHGKTVIQDLWRSGVTWDETVPREIYTRWKRWVNQLPNLQYVRVSRCYFPSYNVKDLQTLELHVFVDASESAYACVAYFRIIEGNVI from the coding sequence ATGGCAACAGCATCAGGAGATCTGGCACACACCCAGCAGAACTGTGGTGGTTGTAATAAACCAAGCTTTGTCGATGGGACAACGGTCGCATGCAATCAATGCCGTCGTTGGTACCATAGCGCCTGTGCAGGTGGAACTGGAGAGATCGCAGATGGCAGTTGGTCATGTGTAGCGTGTATTTTATCCTCGAGTGGACCGGCGAAATCAGTTATTTCAACCAGCAGTACTCGTTCGACCAGGGTGCGATTGGAGCTGCTGCGTTTGGAAGAGCTTCAGAAGACTAAAGAGAAGCATATGATTGAACGACAGGAACGCGAGCGCCTCCGAGAAGAGCGCGTCCAAAAGGAGAAGGAAGAACTTGCCCAAAAGTACATCGACGAAAAATACGCACTCTTGCTGTCAGAGACTTTGGAGGATGGGGCTAGTAGCGTGAGAAGCCGAAATAGTCGCCAGAAAAGTCTGGATAAGGTCAACGATTGGATTGAAGCGAGACATCAAGAAAGTTCTTGTGCAGAGACGATGCTAGGCGATTCGATACTAAGCTTTCGACTACCGCTGGCAGCTGAGAATCAGAACCGCCTCCATCACGGAACTCCGCTTAGTTCACTGGGAGCTAAGGTCGTTACTATCAGCGAGTCGACACCGAACAGGAATTTGATGGAACCGATCGCAGAACATAGCCTACCTACATCTACAATTACACAACCGTTACCGCCACCACCTGCGCTGGTCACAACAGTCTCTGTTACACCTGAACAACCTAACAAGAAACTCCACGCACCGACATCGGATTTTCAGTTGCTCCAATCATCAACGTCGGTGGGACTGCCTACACCACTGGTACAATCACGCCAGGTAAGGAGTGCAATGTTCACTCCGGGCGTAGCAATGTCATCTACGCCAGCTACCTTTTCGATTGTTCCTCCACGACCAGTAGCGACTTGGATGGGACCACCAATTCCAGAATCAAGTTCGGCGTTGCCATCAGTACCAGTTCATGGGCCAATGACCGGTCAGCCACACCTACACCGATCGCACGAAACTCAAACATCACGGTTGCCTCCTTGGCAGTCACATCAATCATTGCCGAGCCATTCACGTCTACCGATGCTTAACGAACCGGTACTAGGCCAGTACCAGCAACAGATGGCAGCAAGACCGGTGGTTCCGCGAGACCTTCCAGTCTTTACAGGCAACCCTGAGGACTGGCCAATATTTATCAGCAGTTATCGCAACTCGACGTTGATGTGCGGCTATACCGATGCCGAAAAATTAAtgcgtcttcaaaaatgtttacgtGGCAATGCAATGGATGCAGTACGTAGCAATTTGCTGCTTCCATCGTCGGTTCCACAAGTCATGGCCACATTGGAGACATTGTTTGGCAACCCAGAACGGCTTATCCAGTCTCTGTTGAGTAAAGTGCGAACTACTCCTGCACCGCACGCTGATAAATTGGAGACTCTGATCAATTTTGGGATCGTAGTTCAAAATTTGGTAGGACACTTGAAAGCAGCCAATCAACAGGTTCACCTAACAAATCCGTCGTTACTGCACGATTTGGTTAACAAGTTGCCGGCAAATATTCGCCTGGACTGGGCGCTGTACAAGAAGCAGATGGTAGTAGCTGACCTAGAAACATTCAGCAATTACATGTCGGCGATCATCTCAGCGGCAAGCGACGTTGCACATTACAGCGATTTCGAGGCATCACAGCCCCGGCATGAGAAACAAAAGGCTAAAGAGAAGACGTTCATCAACGCCCACAGCTCATCGGATGATTGTTGGCAGGTAAAGGGTCGAAAAAGCAACGACAGCATCAACAAGCCAGTGGACACAGTAAAGTCTTGTTTTGTTTGCGAGAAAATAGGGCACAGGGTAAAAGAATGTTTCGAATTTAAGTCTCTTTCTCTAAACGATCGCTGGAAGGCGGTTGAGACACACCAATTGTGTCACAAGTGTCTTGTGCCGCACGGTAGGTGGCCGTGTCGAACATGGAAGTCATGTGATGTCAGCGGATGCACAGGTAATCATCATTCGCTTCTTCATCCTGGTATTCCGGAATCCTCCGAAGTCGCCGTAGTATCCGTGCACAGTCGGTCGCCGAACCTGACCATTTTTCGGATCGTCCCGGTCATACTGTATGGGAACACAACGCAACTTGAAACATTCGCATTTCTAGACGAGGGATCTGATTTGACGCTTATGGACGAAGAGATTGCTGACTTTTTGGGCGTTGAAGGAGAACAAAAAGGCCTATGCTTGAAATGGACGTCAAACATTACTAGAGATGAGGTCAACTCTAGACAGATCGACTTGGAGATAACTGGAGCAGGAGGTGGGAAACGCTTTCCTCTGGTAAACGTGCGTACGGTGAGTCGGTTGGACTTGCCCTGTCAAAGTTTGGATTACGTTCAGCTGGCAAAAAGGTTTCCCCACCTGAAAAGGTTATCTATCTGCAGCTATGAGAATGCGGCGCCTAGACTCTTGATTGGCCTAAATAATTTACAGCTAGCGGTGCCGTTGAAATGTCGTGAAGGAGGTATGAATGAACCCATCGCTACCAAAACGAGACTGGGTTGGACCATATTCGGTAACATGGCCAAAACCGGTGTATCGCATTCATTTCAAATGTGCGAGTGTACTACGGACGATAAGTTACACCACATGGTTGAGGAATTCTTTGCTGCAGAAAATCTGGGTATCAGCGGACCACTACCAGAAGGTGCGGAAGAAATGCGGGCCAAAGCGATTTTGCGAGAAACGACGAGAAAGGGCGAAGATGGACACTATGAAACGGGTCTGCTTTGGCGATATGACCAGTTCGAGTTCCCACCAAGCTACACGATGGCGGCAAAAAGGTTTCAATGTTTGGAACGACGTCTGCGAGCTAATCCAGAATTGCGGGACAACCTGGACAAGCAGATTGTTGAATACCAACTGAAAGGCTACGCACATAAGGCCAGTAAACAGGAATTGGACTCTGCAGATCCAAAAAGGGTATGGTATTTACCACTGGGAGTGGTGACCAACCCAAAAAAGCCTGGAAAGGTGCGGATCATCTGGGATGCGGCAGCAAAGGTCAATGGCGTCTCCTTCAATTCGATGCTTTTAAAAGGGCCAGATATGCTGATCTCGTTACCTTCAGTACTCTTTCGATTCCGTGAACGTCAATTCTGTATCACGGCTGACATCAAAGAGATGTACCATCAAGTCAAAATCCGCTCAGCCGATCGTTCGTCTCAGCGATTCCTGTATAGATCTGACCCCTCGGACGACTTAGAGACCTATATCATGGATGTGGCCACCTTTGGCTCTACTTGTTCTCCCTGCTCAGCACAACATGTTAAGAACACCAACGCCGCGCAATGGAAGGAAACATACCCGGAAGCAGCATCAGCGATAGTTGAAAACCACTATGTGGACGACTATCTAGATAGTCGAGATACGGTAGACGAGTTGGCAAGCTTAGCAATCGACGTTCGAACCATACACAAGGAAGCAGGTTTCGATCTAAGGAACTGGCGCTCTAACTCCGAAGAGGTTTTGCGACCGGTCGGGGAAACAACGATCACTACTGGAAAACCAATCTGTGAAGATAAATCTAGTTCATCCGAGCGAGTTTTGGGAATGACCTGGTTGCCAGCCGAAGACTTGTTTACGTTCGCCATTAATTTGCCCGACGATCTACAGCGGATGGCGTTCGGTACCGAAGCTGTAACGAAACGTGGTGTACTGCGGTTGCTGATGAGTCTGTTTGACCCTCACGGCCTAATATCCAACTTTCTGACCCACGGTAAAACAGTAATACAGGATCTATGGCGTAGTGGAGTGACTTGGGACGAAACGGTTCCGAGGGAAATTTACACCCGCTGGAAACGCTGGGTTAACCAGCTTCCCAATCTTCAGTACGTTCGTGTCTCCCGATGCTATTTTCCATCCTACAATGTGAAAGACCTTCAAACACTTGAGCTTCATGTTTTCGTTGATGCAAGCGAGTCAGCGTATGCATGTGTTGCTTACTTTCGCATCATTGAGGGCAATGTGATATAA
- the LOC109411358 gene encoding uncharacterized protein LOC109411358 yields MGLYYTIAFYQERIMMVTNSHIISAGRFGLFVIIILLHIATLAINYVNGTRIAEFPRTIQNIDRQISILFHHTWNYQKEHLANIVFIVIRFAEWFVIIRVLQYTIDPFGTAKLIDGLIMTTAFNWVNIGYQVNAVSWLIILSTIRKRFSVLNHHLRMTLLDDSIPHKDPHQLHRLTLKLGILHSQLCDTVDCFNHCHSTTMMFSLAPAFGFTVFSWFGLIHAYAARVDELVLHSWTTVTLSFNYISFVFYVVLFSAKVNDQIKQTAIVVHKAIGYRTYDKEESRQLKKFSQQLWHHSPSIVCELFAFDWELVYTMIGSLSTYLVILMQFDLVNYSNYNTTTKH; encoded by the exons ATGGGGTTGTACTACACGATTGCGTTCTACCAAGAACGGATCATGATGGTGACCAACTCACACATTATCAGTGCTGGACGATTCGGGCTTTTTGTAATCATTATCTTATTGCACATTGCAACCCTGGCAATCAACTACGTCAACGGGACTAGGATTGCTGAATTTCCACGAACGATTCAGAACATTGATCGACAG ATATCGATTCTCTTCCATCACACATGGAACTATCAGAAAGAGCACCTAGCTAATATTGTGTTCATCGTTATCAGATTCGCGGAGTGGTTTGTGATCATTCGCGTCCTTCAGTACACAATTGATCCCTTCGGAACTGCCAAGTTAATCGATGGCTTGATCATGACTACAGCTTTCAATTGGGTGAACATCGGCTATCAAGTAAACGCAGTCAGCTGGTTGATAATTTTGAGCACCATACGGAAAAGGTTTTCGGTGTTAAATCATCATTTGAG AATGACCCTTTTGGACGACTCAATACCACACAAAGACCCGCACCAGCTTCACAGACTCACCCTGAAGCTCGGCATCCTACATAGTCAGTTGTGCGATACCGTTGACTGTTTCAATCACTGCCACTCGACAACGATGATGTTTTCCTTAGCACCAGCCTTCGGTTTCACGGTGTTTTCGTGGTTTGGACTGATTCACGCGTACGCAGCCAGAGTCGACGAGTTAGTTCTTCACTCCTGGACGACAGTGACGTTGAGTTTCAACTATATTTCGTTCGTGTTCtatgttgtattgttttccgCAAAAGTTAATGACCAG ATCAAGCAGACGGCAATTGTCGTTCACAAGGCCATTGGTTATCGTACATATGATAAGGAAGAAAGTCGACAGTTGAAAAAGTTTTCGCAACAACTTTGGCATCATTCACCGAGTATAGTTTGTGAATTGTTCGCTTTTGATTGGGAACTTGTTTATACT aTGATTGGGTCGCTCAGCACGTATCTAGTGATTCTTATGCAATTCGATCTGGTGAACTACTCAAATTATAATACTACAACGAAGCACTAG
- the LOC134290201 gene encoding uncharacterized protein LOC134290201, which translates to MSLLKEPKANSGWPNSWWFSVQNNVDSLNHIHVALKVFGIVAYTIVDRINCEIIVSVSDLVLLAIFSLFRIYGIVIGVQNELWETLVDGEPAAIVYGFASLMVLVIVVISVTPIYVMVHRQKVQDILKDFKEYDDEVGQLGYPMNHQYYHFRVSVFLSICLAALGAIVAITLSLRNIEYQLDVLIFLAFFCAGCFGNTLFHTALNVLILGVHGRLQLLNRCLKELLQETDERSINQHKVGQLRRDVVIVQAAKLYDKLCDASEGISVVFSSPLILQSINTFFVHLLSSYAGMRVFLHQATPQQTVNAGLYLSWSLYFLFFVCQTILYLAALRHQKSILLGIVHRSLNLPQNEFLIDRFHQLSEQITSRAPHITFFFFELHPLIIVQACGELATYLLILVQFDMQ; encoded by the exons ATGAGCCTTCTGAAAGAACCAAAGGCCAACTCCGGTTGGCCGAATTCTTGGTGGTTTTCTGTGCAGAACAATGTGGACAGTTTGAATCACATTCACGTGGCTTTGAAGGTGTTTGGCATAGTGGCTTACACCATCGTGGATAGGATCAACTGTGAAATCATAGTGTCCGTTTCGGATTTGGTGCTGTTGGCCATTTTTTCCTTGTTTCGGATTTACGGAATCGTGATAGGGGTGCAAAATGAACTGTGGGAAACACTGGTGGATGGCGAGCCGGCCGCCATTGTATATGGGTTTGCATCGCTCATGGTTTTGGTGATCGTTGTGATCAGTGTAACTCCCATCTATGTAATGGTCCATAGGCAAAAGGTGCAAGATATTTTGAAAGATTTCAAAGAATATGATGACGAAGTGGGCCAGCTGGGTTATCCCATGAACCACCAATACTACCACTTCAGGGTGTCGGTATTTCTGTCGATCTGCTTGGCAGCATTAGGTGCAATTGTAGCGATCACTCTTTCGTTACGTAATATAGAGTACCAGTTAGATGTGCTGATATTCCTGGCGTTCTTCTGTGCCGGCTGCTTTGGGAACACACTTTTTCATACCGCGTTGAATGTGCTGATTCTAGGTGTTCATGGAAGACTGCAGCTGTTGAACCGCTGCCTAAAAGAGCTACTACAGGAAACAGATGAACGATCTATTAACCAGCATAAAGTTGGTCAGCTTCGCCGAGATGTGGTGATAGTTCAGGCCGCCAAATTGTACGATAAGCTATGTGACGCGAGCGAGGGAATCAGTGTGGTGTTTAGCAGTCCG CTAATCCTCCAATCCATCAACACGTTCTTCGTCCACCTGCTGTCCAGCTATGCCGGCATGCGTGTTTTCCTGCACCAGGCCACCCCACAGCAAACGGTCAACGCCGGCCTGTATCTGAGCTGGTCCCTTTACTTTTTGTTTTTCGTGTGCCAAACCATCCTCTACCTGGCCGCCCTCCGCCACCAGAAGTCCATCCTGCTGGGCATCGTCCACCGGAGCCTCAACCTACCGCAAAACGAATTTCTTATCGATCGGTTCCATCAGCTATCGGAACAAATTACCAGTCGCGCGCCGCATATCACGTTCTTCTTTTTCGAACTGCACCCATTAATTATCGTCCAG GCTTGCGGGGAGCTGGCTACCTACCTGCTGATTCTGGTTCAGTTCGACATGCAATAG